In the Sphingobium sp. Z007 genome, AACAGACGCCACCCTGCGCCAAGCATCAACAATAGATATAAGGCGGTGACGATCTGGGCCATGCGCCGCGCTTAGGCGAAGTCGGCCAAAGCGTCCAGTTGCCTCCCGCTCAGGGCGTCTTCACCGCCAGTTTCAGTTCCTGAACTTGCGCGTTCGGCGTCGGGGCCAGCAGGATGGACCCCGCCAACCGCCCCTTCTCGCAGGTCCAAGTGAAGGTGCCCGACAGGTTGCCGCTAGCCTTGATCGGCGCATCGGCGCGGCACGCGCCGACCTCGCTCTTGAGCGCCGCCAGCTTCTTGCGCCAACTGTCCATGTCGTTGTCCATCAGGAAGTTCATCGCCAGCCGATCCTGCGCGCCCTGCACGTCTCCGGCGGCATAGATGCGCCCCGCCGCGGCATAGCCGTCCGCAAGCAGCGGCGACACCGTCAGCACCCGCTCGACCAGTGCGCCGGCCTTCTGCAGCGCCACGGCGGCGTCCCAGGCCGGACCCGCACCGCCATTATAGGTGCGATTGGTGAAGACGAAGATGCCCACGCCATAGTCGGGCATCAGCATCACATGGCTGCCATAGCCCGGATAGCCGCCGCCATGGGCCAGCGTGAGGCCGAGATCGCAATCCTGCGCCACCCGCATGCCGAAACCATAAGCCGCCGCCTGACGGCAGGCCGACGGGCCGCTGGCGCCATTGCGCTGGGCACTGGTGACAAAATTGCTCCCCTCCGCCAGCATCCGCACCGCCGACCGCGGCACCGGCCCTGCGTCTGGATCGTCGCGCGCGGGCCAGGCGGACAGCAGGAAGGCGACCCAGCGGGCATAATCATTGGCGCTGGTCTGCAGCCCGCCCATCGCCCCGAATGCGCCGTCGCGCATCGTCGGCTCGGCCTTCCAGCGCCCCTCTTCCCAGCGATAGCCGATCGCCCGGCGCTCCATCGGCCATTCGCCGACTTCATACCCGCTCGACGCCATGCCCAGCGGGGTCAGCAGATGTTGCTCGACATAGCGGCGATAGGGTTGGCCTGAAACGGCGGCGACGATCCGGCCCAGCAGCGCGAAACCGAAATTGCTATATTCATAATGGCTGCCCGGCACGCTGCTGAACAGCACCCCCTGTTGCAGCATCCGGGTAAAGTCCGCCTCCGGCAGCGGCGTCTGGCGATCGCCCCAGGGATTGTCGTCGACCAGCCCCGCGCTATGCGTCAGCAGGTCGCGGATGCGGATGCGCGGGCTGTCCTTGGTCGGGTAAGTCCAGCCGCGCATCTCCGGCACATAGGTTTCGGCCAGATCGTCGAGCGCGAGCTTGCCTTCCTCGCGCAGTTTCAGGACCGATAGCGCAGTAAACGCCTTGGTCATCGACGCGATGCGGAACAGGCTGTCGGGCGTCACCGGCCGCTTGTGGACCAGATCCTGCACGCCCAGCCCCTTTACATGGACCAGTAGCCCGTCGGCGACGATGCCATAGACCAGCCCCGGCGCATGGCTGTCCACCTGGAAATCGGCGAACAGGCGATCGATCGCTGGGATCGCCTGCGCAATCTTCTGCGCGTCGGCGGCGTGGGCCGGACGCGCGGCCGCAATCATTAAGAACAGGCAAGCGGCAAGGCGCATCGAACGATCCTTCCAGCGACGGAGGATCAACCATGCCATGCTGCATCATGGCTGCAAGGGCCGTCTGCCCCCTATTCGACGAAGATCGCGTCAATGATCGCGCGGTCCGCTTCCAGCGTCACCGCGTGCATCGGCGCCATGAAGCGCTTGCCCTTCTTGCCCTCGACCGGGGGACGCTCAACCTCGATGATGTCGCCCGCGCCGAAATTCTCGATCGCGATAATCTCGCCCAGCGCTTCGCCCGCATCGGACACACAGGCCAGGCCGATGATGTCGGCATGATAATATTCGCCCTCGCCCAACGGCGGCAGGGCGGAACGGGGCACGGTCAACGCCGTACCGCGCAAGGCTTCGGCCGCACTGCGTGTCTCCACCTCGGCGAAACGGGCGACCGCGCCATTGGGACCGGGGCGCACCGACTTCAACGTCAATATGCGCCCCGCCGCATCGAAGCTCTTGTAGTTTTTGAGGCTTTCGGCCCCTTCGCCAAACAGCTTCAGACGGACCTCGCCCGCCACCCCATGCGCACCAACGATCGCGGCGAGAGTGACGGGCTTGTCGGTCAAGAGGTTCAGCCCTCGGTC is a window encoding:
- a CDS encoding serine hydrolase, coding for MAWLILRRWKDRSMRLAACLFLMIAAARPAHAADAQKIAQAIPAIDRLFADFQVDSHAPGLVYGIVADGLLVHVKGLGVQDLVHKRPVTPDSLFRIASMTKAFTALSVLKLREEGKLALDDLAETYVPEMRGWTYPTKDSPRIRIRDLLTHSAGLVDDNPWGDRQTPLPEADFTRMLQQGVLFSSVPGSHYEYSNFGFALLGRIVAAVSGQPYRRYVEQHLLTPLGMASSGYEVGEWPMERRAIGYRWEEGRWKAEPTMRDGAFGAMGGLQTSANDYARWVAFLLSAWPARDDPDAGPVPRSAVRMLAEGSNFVTSAQRNGASGPSACRQAAAYGFGMRVAQDCDLGLTLAHGGGYPGYGSHVMLMPDYGVGIFVFTNRTYNGGAGPAWDAAVALQKAGALVERVLTVSPLLADGYAAAGRIYAAGDVQGAQDRLAMNFLMDNDMDSWRKKLAALKSEVGACRADAPIKASGNLSGTFTWTCEKGRLAGSILLAPTPNAQVQELKLAVKTP
- the rimM gene encoding ribosome maturation factor RimM (Essential for efficient processing of 16S rRNA); amino-acid sequence: MTDKPVTLAAIVGAHGVAGEVRLKLFGEGAESLKNYKSFDAAGRILTLKSVRPGPNGAVARFAEVETRSAAEALRGTALTVPRSALPPLGEGEYYHADIIGLACVSDAGEALGEIIAIENFGAGDIIEVERPPVEGKKGKRFMAPMHAVTLEADRAIIDAIFVE